The DNA window GCCAGGGCGTGGAGAACGCCGTGACGGTTGCCAAGGAGATGGAGCGGGACGGCGAGCGCCTCGCCGCCGTGCGCATCGACTCCGGAGACCTCGCCAAGCTCTCCAAGTACGCGCGCAAGACGTTTGACGAGGCGGGGCTGCCCTACGTGAGGGTGTCTGCCTCGAACGACCTCGACGAGTACACGATCCAGTCGCTGTTCGCCCAGGGTGCGCCCATCGACTCGTTTGGCGTAGGCACCAAGCTCGCCACGTGCGACCCTCAGCCCTCGCTGGGCGGCGTCTACAAGCTTGCCGCCGTGCGCAAGGCCGGCGAGTGCGACTGGCGCCCTACGATGAAGCTGTCCGAGGTCGCCTACAAGCGCACCATCCCCGGCATCCAGCAGGTCGCGCGCTTCTATGACGAGGCGGGCTGCCCGGTGGGAGACGTCATCTACGACGAGACGATGGAAGGCGCCAGCCGCGAGCGCTGCGTGGACGTCCTGGACGCCGAGACGAGCTACGACTTTGCCGGCCACACCTGCGAGGACCTGCTCGTGCCCGTCGTGACCCACGGCGAGCGCGTGGGAGGCCCCGAGGGCATCGAGGACGCGAAGCACCGCTGCAGAGACGCGCTCATGCACCTTGACCCGGCGGTCCGGCGCTTCCTGAACCCGCAGGTCTACCCCGTGGGCATCGAGACGGAGCTGTCGCGGCTGCGCCAGCGCCTCGTTCGCGAGGAGCGCGCCGCCCAGGCTCGCTAGGTGACAATTGGGGATGGGGCCAACTGCCACCGCCGCCCTCGGCATATCTGATACACTCACTCAGTTACATCGCGTGCACGGAGAAGGGATACATCGTGGTCGAGACGATCGAGAAGCTGGTTCGCGCGGCGGTCGAGGAGGCGCAGGCGGCCGGCGAGCTGCCGCAGTTCGAGGTCGCTGACCTGGGTCTCGAGCGCCCGGCAGACGCCTCGCACGGTGACTGGACGAGCACCGTTGCCCTGCGCAGCGCCAAGGCCGCCCACATGGCCCCCCGCGCCATCGCGGACGCCATCGCCAAGCACCTGCCCGACGCCCCCGAGGTGGACCACGTGGAGGTCGCCGGCCCTGGCTTCGTGAACATCTACCTGTCTGCCGCCGCCGGCAACGAGATCTTCCGCACGGCCCGCGAGCAGGGCGCCGACTTCGGCCGCTCCAATCTCGGCGCCGGCCAGCGCGTCCAGGTCGAGTTCGTCTCGGCCAACCCCGTGGGCCCGCTGCACATCGGCCACGGCCGCTGGGCGGCCCTGGGCGACTCGCTCTCCCGCGTCCTGGAGCACGCCGGCTACGACGTC is part of the Parolsenella massiliensis genome and encodes:
- a CDS encoding nicotinate phosphoribosyltransferase, whose product is MSLTDATRPTDVSLNTDLYELTMAQGFWESGLMDAEACFTVFFRDAPFNGGYAVACGTGQIAALVENFRYTEEDIAYLASIQAPGGGALFKPGFLEWLSRFSMDVDVWAVPEGQVVFPREPIVRVQGPMAACQLIETALLNLVNFQTLVATKTARVVQAAEGHAVSDFGLRRAQGPDGGLAVARASYVGGASSTSNCLAGKIYGIPVFGTHAHSWVMAFPSELEAFRAFARTSPKNCVLLVDTYDVRQGVENAVTVAKEMERDGERLAAVRIDSGDLAKLSKYARKTFDEAGLPYVRVSASNDLDEYTIQSLFAQGAPIDSFGVGTKLATCDPQPSLGGVYKLAAVRKAGECDWRPTMKLSEVAYKRTIPGIQQVARFYDEAGCPVGDVIYDETMEGASRERCVDVLDAETSYDFAGHTCEDLLVPVVTHGERVGGPEGIEDAKHRCRDALMHLDPAVRRFLNPQVYPVGIETELSRLRQRLVREERAAQAR